A region of Asterias amurensis chromosome 22, ASM3211899v1 DNA encodes the following proteins:
- the LOC139953851 gene encoding DNA polymerase delta catalytic subunit-like, giving the protein MDPKRKPPISAGPKSKRARNDFEDDPSTFEEELALLEMVEAEMSQASSTGSQQSMPPFKSTTTGRAPVQSMLSKFWNPKWPRPELPKLNPNEDSIIFQQIDLEHYIGTPLKGMPGSTQGPVPIIRMFGITAEGHSVMCHIHGFSPYFYVPAPDKFDPAHCRSFQDALNKAVLSVLRSNKDNISQAVLAVEPVTKESIYGYHGPNGMRPFLKITLAYPKLIAPTKRILEEGFTVPNLYTHRGYQTYESNIDFEIRFMVDNDVLGCNWIKIPATKYQVRTQKTSPAPVSQCQMEVDIAFDQFVSYPAEDEWQKVAPYRILSFDIECAGRRGVFPEASKDSVIQISNMVIRQGERDPFIRNVFTLNTCAPIVGSQVLSFNKEADMLKAWSEFVKAVDPDILTGYNIQNFDLPYLINRAAALKVTSFPFFSRIHESRSCIRESTFQSKQMGKRENKIINIEGRVQFDLLQILQRDHKLRSYRLNAVSYHFLQEQKEDVQHSIITDLQNGNDQTRRRLAVYCLKDAMLPLRLLDKLMCIINYMEMARVTGVPLTYLLSRGQQIKVVSQLLRKAKEQDLVMPAHKIEAGEDYTGGYVIEPKRAYYKTPIATLDFSSLYPSIMQAHNLCYTSLLSPSQREKMTADQFIKTPSGNYFVKSSIRKGILPEILGDLLGARKRAKADLKKETDPLKKKVLDGRQLALKVSANSVYGFTGAQVGKLPCLEISQSVTAFGRMMIEKTKQLVEDSYNIAKGYKHDAEVIYGDTDSVMVRFGVDTVAESMALGKEAALMISDTFQKPIKLEFEKVYFPYLLINKKRYAGLYYSRPDTYDKMDCKGIETVRRDNCPLVANLINSCLLKILIDRDPDGAVDFAKQTISDLLCNRVDISQLVITKELTKTGEEYAGKQAHVELAARMRKRDPGSAPALGDRVPYVIIAGVKGAAAWEKSEDPIYVLENNIPIDTHYYLDNQLKMPLLRIFEPVVGEHRASNVLFKGEHTLAKTKVTSKIGGLMAFTKKRSTCIGCKTPLEKVNMAVCKHCKKIESEIYQKEVIHLSVLEEKFGRLWTQCQRCQGSLHEEILCTSRDCPIFYMRKKVQKDLGDQDAIVQRFGNPAW; this is encoded by the exons ATGGATCCCAAACGAAAGCCACCCATTTCTGCCGGTCCGAAATCCAAAAGAGCACGGAATGATTTCGAAGACGACCCCTCGACATTCGAGGAGGAACTGGCCCTTCTTGAGATGGTAGAGGCGGAGATGTCTCAAGCTTCATCAACTGGTTCACAACAGTCCATGCCACCTTTTAAGAGTACCACAACGGGCAGGGCACCAG TTCAATCTATGCTGTCAAAGTTCTGGAATCCAAAATGGCCGCGTCCGGAATTGCCAAAGCTAAATCCAAACGAGGACAGCATCATCTTTCAACAGATTGACTTGGAACATTACATAG GTACCCCGCTCAAAGGCATGCCTGGTTCCACGCAAGGCCCGGTACCAATCATCCGTATGTTCGGCATCACAGCAGAAGGCCACAGCGTCATGTGTCACATCCATGGATTCTCGCCGTACTTCTACGTCCCGGCACCGGATAAGTTTGACCCCGCCCACTGTCGCTCGTTCCAAGACGCCCTGAACAAAGCTGTCTTGAGTGTTTTGAGATCGAACAAGGATAACATCTCGCAGGCCGTGCTGGCTGTGGAACCCGTAACAAAAGAAA GTATTTACGGTTACCATGGACCAAACGGTATGCGCCCATTCCTGAAGATCACTTTAGCTTACCCTAAGCTGATTGCACCGACTAAGCGCATTCTGGAGGAGGGCTTCACTGTACCCAACCTGTATACCCACAGAGGGTACCAGACTTACGAGAGTAACATTGACTTTGAGATTAG GTTTATGGTCGATAATGATGTTCTGGGTTGTAACTGGATCAAAATACCGGCCACCAAGTATCAGGTTCGAACCCAGAAGACCTCCCCAGCGCCCGTCTCTCAATGCCAGATGGAAGTGGATATCGCGTTTGATCAGTTTGTCAGTTACCCAGCGGAAGATGAATGGCAGAAGGTGGCTCCGTATCGAATCTTGAGTTTCGATATCGAGTGCGCTGGGCGTAGAg GTGTCTTTCCCGAGGCTAGCAAAGATTCTGTTATCCAGATTTCCAACATGGTGATCCGACAGGGTGAGAGGGACCCGTTTATCCGCAACGTCTTCACTCTTAATACCTGCGCACCGATCGTAGGATCCCAGGTCTTGTCCTTCAACAAGGAGGCAGATATGCTGAAG GCGTGGTCAGAGTTTGTCAAGGCCGTTGACCCCGACATCCTGACCGGTTACAACATCCAGAACTTTGACCTCCCGTACCTCATTAACCGGGCCGCGGCTCTGAAGGTGACCTCCTTCCCGTTCTTCTCGCGCATCCACGAGTCACGGAGCTGCATCAGGGAGTCGACGTTCCAGTCCAAGCAGATGGGCAAACGCGAGAATAAGATTATCAACATCGAGGGCAGAGTTCAGTTCGACCTTCTTCAg ATTCTGCAGCGTGACCATAAGCTACGGTCGTACCGTCTGAACGCTGTCAGTTACCACTTCCTTCAAGAACAGAAAGAAGACGTGCAACATTCAATCATCACAGATCTACAG AATGGCAATGACCAGACAAGACGTCGCCTCGCAGTGTACTGCCTCAAAGACGCCATGCTCCCTCTACGACTGCTGGACAAACTAATGTGTATCATCAACTACATGGAGATGGCTAGAGTAACAGGCGTACCCTTGACATATCTTCTCTCCAGAGGGCAGCAGATTAAAGTCGTCTCGCAGCTCTTGAGAAAG GCCAAGGAACAAGACCTCGTCATGCCCGCTCATAAGATAGAGGCAGGTGAAGATTACACTGGTGGCTACGTAATCGAACCCAAAAGAGC GTATTACAAGACGCCGATCGCCACGTTGGATTTTTCATCCCTGTATCCCTCCATTATGCAAGCTCATAATCTTTGCTACACCTCGTTGTTATCACCAAGCCAACGAGAAAA gaTGACGGCAGATCAGTTCATCAAGACACCTTCAGGGAACTACTTTGTCAAGAGTAGCATCCGGAAAGGCATCTTGCCCGAGATTCTTGGTGATCTACTCGGCGCAAGGAAAAG AGCTAAGGCCGACTTGAAGAAGGAGACCGACCCCTTGAAGAAAAAGGTTTTGGACGGTCGACAGTTGGCGCTAAAAGTCAGTGCTAACTCGGTATACGGCTTCACTGGTGCCCAGGTTGGGAAACTCCCTTGCCTAGAAATCTCACAG AGCGTGACAGCTTTCGGCCGAATGATGATTGAAAAGACGAAACAGCTCGTTGAAGATTCATATAATATAGCAAAAGGATATAAGCATGACGCTGAG gtgaTATATGGCGACACTGATTCGGTGATGGTGCGGTTTGGAGTGGACACCGTAGCGGAGAGCATGGCGTTAGGAAAAGAAGCAGCTCTTATGATATCAGATACCTTCCAAAAACCTATCAAACTAGAATTTGAAAAG GTTTATTTTCCGTATCTACTGATCAACAAAAAGCGCTACGCGGGTCTGTACTACTCGCGACCTGACACCTACGACAAGATGGACTGTAAAGGTATCGAGACAGTACGCAGGGACAACTGCCCTCTAGTGGCCAACTTAATCAACTCTTGCCTACTCAAGATCCTTATTGACAG GGATCCTGATGGTGCGGTAGACTTTGCAAAGCAGACGATTTCCGACCTGCTTTGTAATCGCGTCGATATTTCCCAGCTTGTGATTACGAAGGAGTTGACTAAGACGGGAGAGGAGTATGCGGGGAAGCAGGCCCATGTTGAACTCGCTGCGAG AATGCGTAAGCGTGATCCAGGCAGTGCCCCTGCCCTTGGTGACAGAGTGCCTTACGTAATCATTGCAGGAGTCAAGGGAGCAGCCGCATGGGAGAAATCTGAG GACCCCATCTACGTGTTGGAAAACAACATTCCTATTGACACACACTACTACTTGGACAACCAGCTCAAGATGCCCTTATTGAGAATATTTGAACCCGTAGTTGGTGAACACCGAGCGTCCAACGTTCTATTTA AGGGAGAACACACCCTAGCCAAGACCAAAGTGACTTCCAAGATCGGCGGTCTGATGGCGTTTACAAAGAAACGAAGTACATGCATCGGCTGCAAAACACCACTGGAGAAAGTCAACATGGCCGTCTGTAAACACTGCAAAAAAATTGAGTCTGAGATCTACCAAAAAGAG